From Musa acuminata AAA Group cultivar baxijiao chromosome BXJ3-8, Cavendish_Baxijiao_AAA, whole genome shotgun sequence, one genomic window encodes:
- the LOC135644794 gene encoding protein GOS9-like translates to MAGEIKVGLWGGNGGSEWDMGAADRITEIKIGAVEAIDAIVITFIRNDQTETKHFGSIDFKPYVISLQEDEYLVGVEGSVDTMWGLTLVRNLTLRTNKDSYGPFGSSGGIPFSVPLVSGKIIGFFGRAGEMIEAIGVYLAPN, encoded by the exons ATG GCGGGAGAGATCAAGGTGGGGCTGTGGGGTGGCAACGGAGGGTCTGAATGGGACATGGGGGCTGCCGACCGCATCACCGAAATCAAGATTGGCGCCGTAGAGGCCATCGACGCCATCGTGATCACCTTCATCCGTAATGATCAGACGGAGACCAAGCACTTCGGCAGCATCGATTTCAAACCCTACGTG ATTTCTCTGCAAGAGGACGAGTATCTTGTGGGCGTCGAGGGGTCTGTGGATACGATGTGGGGATTAACTCTGGTGAGGAACCTGACGCTGAGGACCAACAAGGACAGCTATGGACCTTTCGGCTCCAGTGGCGGAATACCTTTCTCCGTTCCGCTAGTCTCGGGTAAGATCATTGGCTTCTTTGGACGTGCGGGCGAAATGATTGAGGCCATCGGAGTTTACCTGGCACCGAACTAG